A region from the Fundulus heteroclitus isolate FHET01 chromosome 22, MU-UCD_Fhet_4.1, whole genome shotgun sequence genome encodes:
- the nolc1 gene encoding nucleolar and coiled-body phosphoprotein 1 isoform X3, translating into MAESNAVPSDLYKCIYSFLLENKFTKAAQEFIKKTKVNPQDQNEESLVNIYDFWVKSPESKKRKAAPNERAAVNGPTAKKARPSAESSSSEDSSDSEEEKTPAKAPLKAAPAAGSTRKKDSSSSSEESDSEEEKPAKAPAAKAVTAAKAAVSAKGAVKKKQESSSEDSSSDSEEEAPAKAPAKPAAVKKAAAPAQSSSEESSSEDEAPPSKKTKPGPYSAVPPPASTQKAPAAAAASKAKTSKAKASESSDSSDEEEKKKKVAAKPAPVKKTSSKPAATKPAAKKPESSSESSDSSSDEEEAAKKPAVKAPPKKAAPVKAAPTEDSEEDSSSEEEEQVKKAAAKSPVAAKSPAVKPAAAKAESSSEESSSEEEQETVKKPAAKVAPAKPAAAKKDESSSSESSSEDEAPAKPPTKAATPKAATPKAATPKAPTAASKPPAKAAETSSDSEDSSEDEDQSPKAKPAAKTTPAAKPAAKAAAKAAAKPAAAAESSSDSDSSSEDEEPAKTKPATPKVATPASKTSTPAAKPAAAAESSSDSDSSSEDEEEPAKAKPTPGKAASKPATPAAKASTPASKPAAAKPSTPASKPLKTAGKAAAAAESSSDSDSSSEEEEEPAKAKPTPGKAASKPATPAAKASTPASKSAAKTAAGASKPVGKPAAASDSSSDSSSEDEEPAKPKAAAAKAAGGSKPATPAAKAAKANSSSDSDSSESSEDEAAKPAVKKPGPAAASATKPAGATKAAAAATKAAAAAGKKAEESSSDSSDSSEDEAPVAKPAAANGKAATPKKAVAAAKVAAKTAESSSSDSSSEEEEEASKPSKAKAAAAAKTKTPPAAKSKESSSSSDSSSEEEAPRKAATAPTTPTANSTNGKRKRDEESSESEEEEEEKTPKNKKVTTTPQTFPKVSKKSSNVPFRRIVEERVEVDPRLADNSFEAKRGANGDWGHKANEALKFTKGKSFRHEKTKKKRGSYRGGAISTTINSIKFDSD; encoded by the exons ATGGCGGAGTCAAACGCTGTCCCGAGTGATCtttataaatgcatttattcGTTCTTGCTGGAGAACAAGTTCACCAAGGCGGCTCAGGAGTTCATAAAAAAGACTAAAGTT AATCCACAAGATCAAAACGAAGAAAGCCTCGTCAACATCTACGACTTCTGGGTGAA GTCGCCTGAGTCCAAGAAGAGGAAAGCGGCTCCTAATGAGCGGGCGGCTGTTAACGGGCCAACGGCCAAGAAGGCCAGACCCAGCGCAGAAAGCTCCAGCAGCGAGGACTCCAGCGACTCTGAGGAGGAGAAGACTCCTGCAAAG GCTCCTCTGAAGGCTGCGCCGGCCGCTGGCAGCACCAGGAAGAAGGACAGCAGCTCCAGCAGCGAGGAGTCGGACTCTGAAGAGGAGAAACCCGCCAAAGCTCCCGCAGCGA AAGCCGTCACAGCAGCCAAAGCAGCTGTTTCTGCTAAAGGCGCCGTgaagaagaagcaggagagcAGCAGTGAGGACAGCTCCTCTGATTCTGAAGAGGAAGCTCCAGCCAAG GCGCCTGCTAAACCTGCTGCAGTGAAGAAAGCTGCAGCTCCGGCTCAGTCCAGCAGCGAAGAATCTTCATCTGAAGACGAAGCACCGCCCAGCAAAAAAACCAAACCAG GGCCGTACAGCGCCGTCCCTCCTCCAGCTTCGACCCAGAAGgctcctgctgctgccgccgctaGCAAAGCCAAGACCAGCAAAGCCAAGGCCAGCGAGTCCTCGGACAGCAGCgacgaggaggagaagaagaagaaggtggcTG CTAAACCTGCTCCTGTAAAGAAGACCAGCTCCAAACCTGCAGCCACCAAACCTGCAGCCAAAAAGCCAGAGTCCAGCTCAGAGAGCTCCG ATTCAAGCTCGGATGAAGAAGAAGCAGCAAAGAAACCGGCGGTAAAAGCCCCTCCAAAAAAAGCCGCCCCTGTCAAAGCGGCTCCAACAGAGGACTCTGAGGAGGACTCGAGTTCAGAAGAGGAGGAGCAGGTGAAGAAAGCTGCTGCCAAATCTCCTGTTGCAGCCAAATCTCCTGCTGTCAAACCCGCCGCTGCTAAAGCGGAGTCTTCCTCAGAGGAGTCCAGCTCCGAGGAGGAACAGGAGACGGTTAAAAAGCCCGCGGCCAAAGTTGCCCCCGCTAAACCTGCTGCAGCAAAGAAAGACGAGAGCTCGAGCTCAG AAAGCAGCTCTGAAGACGAGGCTCCAGCAAAGCCGCCCACCAAAGCCGCGACCCCAAAAGCCGCGACCCCAAAAGCTGCGACCCCAAAAGCCCCCACTGCTGCCTCCAAACCCCCCGCCAAGGCAGCAGAGACGAGCTCGGACTCCGAGGACTCCTCCGAGGATGAGGACCAATCCCCAAAAGCTAAGCCAGCTGCTAAAACAACCCCTGCTGCAAAGCCGGCTGCTAAAGCTGCTGCTAAAGCTGCTGCTAagcctgctgcagcagcagagagcagcTCAGACTCTGACTCCTCCTCTGAAGACGAAGAGCCGGCGAAGACCAAACCAGCAACCCCAAAAGTAGCTACTCCAGCTTCAAAAACCTCAACGCCGGCAGCTAagcctgctgctgcagcagagagcagcTCAGACTCTGACTCGTCGTCAGAGGATGAGGAAGAGCCAGCCAAGGCAAAGCCCACACCAGGAAAAGCTGCATCAAAGCCTGCGACACCTGCAGCTAAAGCGTCCACCCCGGCCTCTAAACCTGCTGCAGCTAAACCATCCACCCCGGCCTCAAAGCCCCTTAAAACTGCAGGAAAAGCTGCAGCGGCAGCAGAGAGCAGCTCAGACTCTGACTCGTcgtcagaggaggaggaagagccaGCCAAGGCAAAGCCCACACCAGGAAAGGCTGCCTCTAAACCTGCTACACCTGCAGCTAAAGCATCCACCCCGGCCTCAAAGTCTGCAGCCAAAACAGCAGCTGGAGCGTCGAAGCCTGTAGGAAAACCGGCAGCAGCATCTGACAGCAGCTCTGACTCCTCCTCTGAAGATGAAGAGCCAGCCAAGCCCAAAGCTGCAGCGGCTAAAGC GGCTGGAGGCTCAAAGCCTGCCACACCGGCGGCTAAAGCAGCTAaagcaaacagcagctctgactCTGACAGCTCAGAGTCGTCAGAGGACGAAGCAGCAAAGCCTGCAGTCAAGAAACCAGGCCCAGCCGCTGCCAGTGCCACCAAACCTGCCGGTGCCaccaaagctgctgctgctgccaccaaagctgctgctgctgcagggaaAAAGGCAGAGGAGAGCAGCTCTGACTCTTCAGACAGCTCTGAGGACGAGGCCCCCGTTGCTAAACCTGCAGCCGCCAACGGCAAAGCAGCCACTCCTAAGAAGGCCGTCGCTGCGGCGAAGGTTGCAGCCAAGACTGCCGAGTCTTCGTCCAGTGACAGCAgctctgaggaggaggaggaggccagCAAACCCAGTAAAGctaaagctgctgcagcagcaaagaCCAAGACCCCCCCTGCAGCtaagagcaaagagagcagcagctcctcagaCAGCTCATCAGAGGAGGAGGCGCCGCGTAAGGCAGCCACCgcccccaccacccccaccGCTAACA GTACAAACGGAAAGAGGAAACGTGATGAAGAGTCATCGGAGagcgaagaggaggaggaggagaagacgCCGAAAAACAAGAAAGTCACCACCACACCTCAGACCTTCCCCAAAGTCAGTAAGAAG TCCTCCAACGTACCTTTCCGTAGAATCGTGGAGGAGCGCGTAGAAGTCGATCCCCGATTGGCTGATAACTCCTTCGAAGCTAAG CGCGGCGCCAACGGAGACTGGGGACATAAAGCCAACGAGGCGCTCAAGTTCACCAAAGGAAAGTCGTTCCGCCACgaaaagacgaagaagaagagggGGAGCTACCGCGGCGGAGCCATTTCCACCACAATCAACTCTATCAAGTTTGACAGCGACTGA